In Salarias fasciatus unplaced genomic scaffold, fSalaFa1.1, whole genome shotgun sequence, a single genomic region encodes these proteins:
- the LOC115385648 gene encoding uncharacterized protein LOC115385648, which yields MMEEAEDGIAVVGIGCNFPGGEGLDNFWKVLLEGKNCAVQIPKERFDVSSWYDPDDNKVGKSRTAKAALIDRYNEFDHRFFGISDKEVEQMDPQQKQLLQCVYRALENAGIPMEKASGTRTGVFFGIMNRDYETNAAYVHPSVINHWTGTGLAMSIAANRVSYIFNFTGPSLSIDCACSSSLVALHLACQSIKLGDSEMAVCGGVSCIIEPRVFVALSKARMISPDGTSKPFSRGADGYGRGEGCGVVLLKPLKKALRDRDNIWGVISKTAVNQDGHSVTPITKPSMTQQEELLRRVYSVSDLENVQYIEAHGTGTPAGDPTEAGSISNVIAKARPPGSKPLWVGSVKSNIGHTESAAGVAGLIKVLLMMKHKTIVPSVFYSDDSSSVDAKSLNIKIPQKTEKWKTSRVRTAGVNNFGFGGTNAHAIVTQHMQPCAEQKIDERQVNYFVTSASSLKSLSMTMEDTIKQLEADEEVHLQSLCYTSACRRSHQKHKFRKVIEATCVTDLKEKLRASVGKNVTPATLDSKLVFVFCGNGLTYHGMCKQLLEKESVFREKIAEISLCFQSLGSLNILKTLESETESSDFNNPDVIQPLLFVIQVGISTLLKHWGVKPDAVLGHSVGEVAAAHCSGLLSLEDAVKVIYFRSTLQRKVTGGMMLVVSNMPVSEVSSFLPPYAGKVCVAAFNSPHSCTLSGDASAIENLHEELSNSAIGPNLFLRLLDVPTAYHSHMMDPILSDIEKAIGSLHMNELNAELFSTVTGKEVQQGDFCTGEYWARNIREPVAFEQALRLVANDKRSLVFVEIGPRRALQRNIMETLGNGTAVLASVLPKKDHESVRSVVPQLFELGAPVDWNTFYRGYETMPLSFPRYQFDCSHRDVIIGAAQKNTQSDHPVLHQTGSGSNIFTCDLKSESSSYLTEHKYNGIPIIPGAFYAEVGLAAFMAAAKPKVPLNSVQLSVSFHNPFVLSQKSPELKVQLEQEDQETRFMILSSSAVYASGTVVLNEERLLEESCISLTSIQKRCTSVVNLKEFYGYLSQGGFQYGDVFQNKADIHYGEELKEAFAPISVPEELMSQFYDYHIHPVVLDYLMQLLPVTVEHIFAGRPGFPAKIGSLKVFEPLQKEMIVYLRATDVGTDHFEVCGCFVDSKGRVLVEVKHVMIKYLGSPSHVVEEYFYHNVYSVIPGFSPAPPPKALVFCDPIGIAQGLQQHLDSNSRYVSFTHAKHILSSGFPSLLENLNITDIENNFDEVLFLWGKENLTSHGADVVLQNLTSCCEVFRQIVLHLKQIHFPNSIRAVTYCSSDITVDHINPGFALAGMTRSFAAEIPELSFQLIDISTVSAKDIEALSEVLRSYPCSSYPELVVKDGQILKPSVVRTPPETTDSSEGHYNSSMPETCVFQTNDAYNITQLSAIRFELDAKEMSETLVEIQPRKLCVHTFDYFPVSSSHLKFGQTLYWNKHSSQKHKLLALDFSGTVTAVGTDVRKLKVGDHVAVCYPVVATSKVRVPEDVCYRTKRFPYLEKTPNVSHFVLAFEIVRQALPRAKHNLGILCSVHNSALVEVLACACTKSGWNVTVGTQCNDSFVDVRHMKACVILPPLDESLAAKVSTFPGIQHVVIVCECPTEGVKTQEVIQNFKGSVHVHTIQVSDIFKEGYLRAHKPHIQHWLRSLNFDRKFALRNFTFQCEKSGSRCLDSEKPQSYFCAKTLAVVTLEKGDGQKLSAIPLMPTNTLLFRKRAVYIVSGGLSGLGFETVKFISQRGGEYIVILSRSKPKPDVQQEILNMEKQCGNSITSMECDISVSEHVHKVISAINLKFPGCPIRGVFHSAVVLRDGLIETLDRSLYEEVFRPKVNGVLNLHHATQKCKLDYFVCYSSISAFLGNSSQTNYAAANAFLDLFCQYRRKLGLPGQSINWGALNLGLLLNKEHFQRFLEAKGMMVLDVPEVHKSLEQCLVLNRPQQAVCRFHFRNIRYNILSQNRALTMRLSALVEEAFQKSKAMECEDIKADVVSPKLYVISLLSETIGLDQSELGDDTNLSSLGIDSMQAMTLQNLIFQERGVNVPLVKLLDPDATISTVISMLSEAAQGVHDSEMEEFPPAEDRNVLSTRF from the exons GTACAATGAGTTTGACCACAGGTTTTTCGGTATTAGTGACAAGGAAGTGGAACAAATGGATCCCCAACAAAAACAGCTCCTGCAGTGTGTATACCGGGCTTTAGAGAATGCAGGCATTCCTATGGAGAAGGCCAGCGGAACAAGGACAGGAGTGTTTTTTG GCATAATGAACAGAGATTATGAAACAAACGCAGCATATGTACATCCAAGTGTGATCAACCACTGGACAGGCACAGGGCTCGCTATGAGCATTGCAGCAAACAGAGTCTCCTACATCTTCAACTTTACTGGACCCTCGCTGTCCATAGACTGTGCCTGTTCATCATCTCTTGTTGCGCTGCATCTTGCCTGCCAATCCATTAAACTCG GTGACTCTGAGATGGCTGTATGTGGAGGAGTCAGCTGCATTATTGAGCCAAGAGTATTTGTTGCACTCAGCAAGGCCAGGATGATCTCCCCTGATGGAACCAGCAAACCTTTCTCCAGAGGAGCAGATGGCTACGGCAGAGGGGAGGGCTGTGGGGTTGTTCTCCTGAAGCCCCTTAAAAAG GCTCTCCGAGACCGTGATAATATCTGGGGTGTCATCAGTAAAACAGCAGTAAACCAAGATGGACACTCTGTCACTCCAATCACCAAACCCTCCATGACACAacaagaggagctgctcagaaGGGTCTATTCAGTTTCCGACCTGGAAAATGTCCAGTACATAGAAGCACACGGGACAGGAACTCCAGCTGGAGACCCAACAGAGGCAGGGAGCATTTCAAATGTCATTGCTAAAGCCAGACCCCCTGGTTCAAAGCCACTGTGGGTTGGCTCTGTGAAGAGCAACATTGGACACACTGAATCTGCAGCTGGAGTGGCCGGACTCATCAAGGTTCTCCTGATGATGAAGCATAAGACCATTGTTCCCTCAGTTTTCTACTCTGATGACAGTTCCAGTGTAGATGCCAAATCCTTGAACATCAAAATTcctcaaaaaacagaaaagtggaaaacaaGTAGAGTAAGAACTGCTGGAGTGAACAACTTTGGCTTTGGGGGGACAAACGCACACGCCATTGTCACACAGCACATGCAACCATGTGCTGAGCAAAAAATTGATGAAAGACAAGTGAACTACTTTGTCACATCAGCCAGTTCATTGAAATCCCTTTCTATGACTATGGAAGACACCATcaaacagctggaggcagaTGAGGAAGTTCACCTGCAGTCATTGTGTTACACATCAGCCTGCAGGAGAAGCCACCAAAAGCATAAATTCAGAAAAGTCATTGAGGCAACATGTGTTACTGACCTTAAAGAGAAACTGAGAGCTTCTGTTGGAAAAAATGTCACCCCAGCCACCTTAGATTCCAAGTTGGTTTTTGTGTTCTGCGGTAACGGTCTCACTTACCACGGTATGTGCAAGCAGCTCCTGGAAAAAGAGTCTGTGTTCAGAGAAAAGATCGCTGAGATATCCCTGTGTTTCCAAAGTCTGGGCAGTCTTAACATTCTGAAGACACTTGAGAGTGAGACTGAGAGTAGTGACTTCAACAATCCAGATGTTATTCAGCCTCTTCTCTTTGTCATCCAGGTGGGGATTTCCACCTTACTGAAGCACTGGGGGGTGAAGCCTGATGCAGTTCTTGGACACTCTGTTGGTGAAGTTGCAGCTGCTCACTGTTCTGGCCTCTTGTCACTTGAAGATGCAGTGAAAGTCATATATTTCCGGAGCACTCTCCAGAGGAAAGTCACAGGAGGGATGATGCTTGTGGTCAGCAACATGCCTGTTTCAGAGGTAtcatcttttcttcctccctACGCTGGTAAAGTTTGTGTCGCTGCTTTCAACAGTCCTCATTCTTGCACCCTTTCTGGTGACGCAAGTGCAATTGAGAACCTCCACGAGGAGCTCAGTAACTCAGCTATTGGTCCAAATCTGTTCCTCCGCCTGCTTGATGTTCCCACTGCCTACCACAGCCACATGATGGACCCGATCCTATCAGATATTGAAAAGGCAATTGGCTCCTTGCACATGAATGAGCTTAACGCAGAGTTGTTTTCAACAGTAACAGGCAAGGAAGTTCAGCAGGGAGATTTCTGCACAGGCGAGTACTGGGCCCGAAACATTCGTGAGCCAGTGGCTTTTGAGCAGGCATTGAGATTAGTAGCTAATGATAAGAGGAGCTTAGTCTTTGTGGAGATAGGGCCAAGAAGGGCATTGCAAAGAAACATCATGGAAACTCTGGGAAATGGCACAGCTGTTCTTGCCTCTGTGTTGCCAAAGAAAGATCATGAATCAGTCAGGTCTGTTGTTCCTCAACTTTTTGAACTCGGTGCTCCAGTAGACTGGAACACTTTCTACCGGGGCTATGAGACGATGCCACTGTCTTTCCCACGATACCAGTTTGATTGTTCACACAGAGATGTTATCATTGGAGCAGcacagaaaaatacacaaagtgaCCACCCAGTGCTccatcagacaggaagtggaagcaaCATTTTCACCTGTGATCTGAAGTCCGAATCCTCTTCCTACTTGACAGAGCACAAGTACAATGGGATACCCATCATCCCTGGTGCTTTCTATGCTGAGGTGGGTTTAGCTGCATTCATGGCAGCTGCAAAACCAAAAGTGCCCCTCAATTCTGTCCAGCTGAGTGTCAGTTTTCACAACCCATTTGTGTTGAGTCAGAAATCACCTGAACTTAAAGTGCAACTTGAACAAGAAGACCAAGAAACCAGATTCATGATACTTTCCTCTTCTGCTGTGTATGCATCAGGCACTGTTGTTTTGAATGAAGAGAGGCTGCTTGAGGAGTCATGCATTTCACTGACCTCCATCCAGAAACGATGTACATCTGTTGTGAACCTTAAGGAGTTCTATGGCTATCTCTCTCAGGGGGGCTTCCAATATGGGGATGTATTCCAAAATAAAGCAGACATACATTATGGGGAAGAACTGAAGGAGGCTTTTGCACCCATCTCAGTCCCTGAGGAACTGATGTCTCAATTCTATGATTACCACATTCATCCCGTTGTGTTGGATTATCTGATGCAGCTTCTTCCAGTTACAGTTGAACACATCTTTGCTGGTAGACCAGGATTTCCTGCCAAAATAGGAAGTCTGAAAGTGTTTGAACCTTTGCAAAAGGAGATGATTGTTTATTTGCGAGCCACTGATGTGGGCACTGATCACTTTGAGGTCTGTGGCTGCTTTGTAGACAGTAAGGGGAGAGTGTTGGTTGAGGTTAAGCATGTGATGATCAAATACCTTGGCAGCCCCTCTCATGTTGTTGAGGAGTATTTCTACCACAATGTCTACAGTGTAATCCCTGGTTtcagtcctgctcctcctccaaaGGCCCTGGTCTTCTGTGACCCTATTGGGATTGCTCAAGGTTTGCAACAGCATCTGGACTCGAATTCCAGATATGTATcattcacacatgcaaaacacattttgagcAGTGGGTTTCCTTCTCTGTTGGAAAATCTCAACATCACAGATATTGAGAACAACTTTGATGAGGTCTTGTTTCTCTGGGGCAAAGAAAACCTCACTTCACATGGTGCCGATGTTGTTCTTCAGAACTTGACAAGCTGCTGTGAGGTTTTCCGACAAATTGTCCTTCACCTGAAACAAATCCATTTCCCAAACTCAATTAGAGCAGTAACATATTGTTCATCTGATATCACCGTAGACCACATAAATCCAGGTTTTGCTCTGGCTGGGATGACAAGATCTTTCGCTGCGGAGATACCAGAGCTTTCTTTTCAGCTCATTGATATAAGCACTGTCTCTGCCAAGGACATCGAGGCACTGTCTGAGGTCCTCAGGTCATATCCTTGCAGCAGCTACCCAGAGTTAGTGGTAAAAGATGGGCAGATATTGAAGCCTTCTGTTGTCCGTACCCCTCCAGAAACTACTGACAGTTCAGAGGGCCATTACAACTCTTCAATGCCTGAAACATGTGTCTTTCAAACAAATGATGCATACAATATAACTCAACTCAGTGCCATTCGCTTTGAACTAGATGCCAAGGAAATGAGTGAGACATTGGTGGAAATCCAACCAAGGAAACTGTGTGTCCATACATTTGATTATTTCCCTGTCAGTTCCTCACATCTAAAATTTGGTCAGACATTGTACTGGAACAAGCATTCATCTcagaaacacaagctgcttGCTCTTGACTTCAGTGGGACTGTTACGGCAGTGGGAACAGATGTGAGGAAACTGAAAGTGGGAGACCATGTTGCTGTATGTTATCCTGTGGTGGCTACTAGTAAGGTGAGAGTCCCAGAAGATGTTTGTTACCGCACCAAAAGGTTCCCATATCTTGAGAAAACACCAAATGTTTCCCACTTTGTCCTCGCATTCGAGATTGTTCGTCAAGCATTGCCAAGAGCCAAACATAATTTAGGGATCCTTTGCTCAGTGCATAATTCTGCTCTGGTGGAGGTTTTGGCGTGTGCTTGTACCAAATCTGGCTGGAATGTAACAGTTGGCACACAATGCAATGACTCTTTCGTCGATGTCAGGCACATGAAAGCATGCGTCATCTTGCCTCCACTGGATGAATCCCTGGCTGCTAAGGTTTCAACATTTCCAGGCATTCAACATGTTGTGATCGTCTGTGAATGTCCAACGGAGGGTGTGAAAACTCAGGAAGTGATTCAAAACTTTAAGGGCAGTGTTCATGTACACACAATCCAGGTGTCAGATATTTTCAAAGAGGGATACCTGAGAGCACACAAGCCACACATTCAACACTGGTTGAGGTCCCTGAATTTCGACAGGAAGTTTGCACTTCGAAACTTcacttttcagtgtgaaaagtcTGGAAGCAGATGCCTTGATTCAGAGAAACCACAGTCATACTTTTGCGCAAAGACACTGGCTGTAGTGACTCTGGAAAAGGGTGATGGCCAGAAGCTGTCTGCCATTCCACTGATGCcaacaaacacactgctttTTCGAAAGAGAGCCGTGTATATAGTCTCAGGAGGTCTTTCAGGTTTGGGCTTTGAAACTGTAAAGTTCATTTCTCAAAGAGGCGGTGAGTACATAGTAATACTCTCAAGGAGCAAACCAAAACCTGATGTACAGCAAGAGATACTCAATATGGAGAAACAGTGTGGCAACAGCATCACCAGCATGGAGTGTGACATATCTGTTTCTGAGCATGTGCACAAGGTTATTTCTGCCATCAACCTCAAGTTTCCCGGTTGTCCGATTAGGGGGGTGTTTCACAGTGCAGTTGTCTTGCGTGACGGGCTGATTGAAACTCTTGACAGATCTCTGTACGAGGAGGTTTTTAGACCCAAAGTCAATGGTGTCCTGAATCTGCATCATGCAACGCAGAAGTGCAAGTTGGACTATTTTGTGTGCTActcctccatctctgcttttCTGGGAAATTCATCCCAAACAAACTATGCAGCAGCCAATGCTTTTCTAGACCTGTTTTGTCAGTACAGGCGCAAGCTTGGGCTGCCTGGACAGTCTATCAACTGGGGTGCCCTGAACCTCGGCTTGCTTTTGAACAAAGAACATTTCCAGCGATTTCTGGAGGCAAAAGGCATGATGGTTTTAGATGTGCCTGAAGTTCATAAAAGCTTGGAGCAATGTCTTGTGCTCAACCGACCCCAACAAGCTGTGTGcaggtttcatttcagaaacatcCGCTACAACATCCTTTCTCAAAATAGGGCCTTGACAATGCGTCTGTCAGCATTAGTTGAGGAAGCTTTCCAAAAATCCAAAGCGATGGAGTGTGAAGATATAAAAGCTGATGTTGTCTCACCAAAACTCTATGTGATCTCTCTGCTAAGTGAGACCATAGGCCTGGATCAGAGTGAGCTGGGAGATGACACAAATCTGTCCTCCTTGGGCATTGACTCCATGCAGGCCATGACTCTGCAAAATCTGATCTTTCAGGAGAGAGGTGTGAATGTGCCTTTGGTGAAACTATTGGATCCTGATGCCACAATATCAACAGTGATCAGCATGCTGAGTGAAGCAGCTCAGGGTGTGCATGACAGTGAAATGGAAGagtttcctccagctgaagaCAGAAATGTTCTCTCCACCAGATTTTAA